TTCAGTGTTTATGTACACCTGAGAACAATCTAAAAGTAGTGATACATAGTAACATAGGGTAGACTAATGATGTTTCCACATGAATTGAGTATTTGAACTTTGAAGCAACCAGCTTTGGTAATTTATAAGTCATAAGCTTGGTGCTGTTATGTTTAGGTGATAGCTGCAGCAGTTGCAAGCGACAAGGAGAAATATAACGAAGCATTTCTAGGGAAGCCTAATGAAGAATACTGTACTTGGATTCTCAATCCAGAGAAGTGGGGAGGTTATCTCATTTGCCTTAAAATGTTTCTTTGGTTGATTATGATTACAAAGTTTCATGTATTGATAAGAGTGTCTTGTCATTTtcgtttgtttttttgtgttaGGTGCGATTGAGCTTTCGATATTAGCAGATTATTATGGTCGAGAGATTGGAGCTTATGATATTCAAACTAGTCGATGTGACTTGTATGGACAGGTATCATCTAACTCTCAAACATTCAAATTCTTCAAAGATTAAGTATTAAACAGTAGTTATTTTTACTCTCTTTTGCAGACCAAAAACTACAGCGAAAGAGTTATGCTGATCTATGACGGTCTTCACTACGATGCTCTCGCTGTAAGTTGATATACTCAATCTGAGAAGATGGTTAGATGATAATCAAACTGGTAGCTTAATgattgcaattttttttgtagttgtctccatttgaagatgCTGAGGAAGACTTTGATATGACTATATTTCCGGTTGGTAAAGATAGATCCATTGGTCCCATTGAAGGGCTTGTTCTAAATCTAGTTAAGGACCAACAAAGGTAATAGTCGATAAGGTGTTAGCTATTGTGTTGTTAAAATGTGGGTTATGGAAACAAGAGTAAGCCCTTTGAGTTTTGTTTATCTGTTTCAGGAAAAGGAGTTACACGGATACTGCAAACTTCACTCTGCGTTGTGGTGTTTGCCAAATTGGAGTTATTGGACAAAAGGTCATTTGCTTTTATTATCTGTACTTCATAGATCAATAGAGCTTGAAttgatgaaaatatattaactgaAACAGGAAGCTGTGGAACATGCTCAAGCAACTGGTCATGTCAACTTCCAAGAATACCATTAAGGGAAcgattgattttaattttatcttgtCAACAAATTCAGATTCTGTGTGTTGTACAATTCATATTATGTTGTTTTCTTCCTTTAGATGTATCCTCTCTTCAAGGGGAGCATCATTGTTGTCTCACCAATAATGTCATGAAAATTTGGACATATTTGTCATTCATTTTTCTCTTTggttcaaaataaaaacattccaACACATGTTCAGTCAGAGCAGCTTTTAGCCTTTTACTGCAGGGACATCAGAATTGTTCTTCTTTTTACCACCAAACacataatatttcttttaattatattaaattgtaacaatttttagaaaataataccAGCAGAGTTACAACTATTAAGCTGGAGATTTCAAACTTATGTTTTTGAGATCTTCATCACGTAACTGCTATACAATTTATTATTCTTATCACCATCaagtaattatataataaactttgaaatatatattatttgatttgcGAGTCCATATCTATATTGAATATGTTTAAGGAACAATGGCCTTCTCTTACTCTGCTAAAAGGTTTTATCTTCTTCCATAATAATGAGATAACAAATATTATAGTACAACAGTTTTGCTTAATTGCTAATGACCAAAACGACATACATAAATCTAAAAACTCCGGTCTTGCTGGCTTCTCCTGACTGCTTCACCGGAACATTTTATTACTTCATACAGAATCACAGCCCCGGTGAGAGATCTGGTTTAGTATCATCTAAATCTTCTGCTTAAGGACATGCTTCAACTGAACCTTCTGGCTTTCGATCCGCGCTTCAATGAGTTTTGCCTTCAAACTATGCTTCTGTGCAGCACCTCTAGGCCACTCTATGCAACCTTTCATCCCTCCTCGGTTCACATGAGGATGGCTTGCAGATTCAGGTGATGAGCTCCACTGTCCAACCAAATCCATCATTGGACTAAACCCTCCTTTGCTTGAGCCTCTCTCCGGTGATGAAACCATTCCCGCGCTTGATTTTATTCCTTCCATTGATATCACCTTGAAGCTGTTATTATCTCTATCTCCGTTGTTGCTTGCACCTGATGATCTCCACAGTTTAGCTATTGATGAAACCTTTCTGGATGATGACCGTCTTGGAACCGAACACACTTCGCTTATCTCTGTAGTTGGAGTCTCTTCCCATCCTTTCCCACAACTTGAGGCATTGCTCTCTCTGTGATTGTTCACTGAAGGTATGCTCCCATCTGGTGAGTAGCTAGACCCTTGCTCTTCCACGTGGCTAACCGTCTCCCAACCGCTGTCATCTTCTTCATTCTGGTGAGTATAAGCAACAGgcttcttctccatctctttATCATCATGACCTTCACCGAGATTCATCTCTTCCAACATAGCGAAGATATCGTCAGGATTCGCAGGCTCGTACGCAAACTCCTTGATCTCTTGGATGTCAACAGAAGCAGCGGTCTCTCTCAACACCTCCGCCTCTCTCACCTCCTTCACATCAACAACAACGTCTCTTGTCTTGAGGAAAGACTCCAAGCCTGCAACAAGCTTGTTCATCTGCGAGTACTTCTCCTCTAACGCCACTTTAGCATCAATAAGCTTCATCTGAACACGCTCCTCGCGCCACACCTCAGCCATCTGCAGCATCCTTCTCTCGTCGTCTACCTCTTCTCTAAGACTCATTGACTCTCTCTTCAAGGCCTCGATCTCAGCTTTGTCTTCTCCTATCTCCTTAGCGAGCTCGTCGCAAACCTCCTCGATCAGCTCTCTAGCTTTCCTCTCCTTTTCAAAGTCCTGCATGTAACGCTTTGCAGCTAGCTTGGCATCCGCGAGCTCGTTGACGAGTTTATGATTCACGATCTCTAATCTCTGACGTGTCTTTTTTTCTCTGCTCATGTCGGATTTCATGTCGTCGATGATCGCTCGGACCTTCTCGTGCTCTCTGCTCCTCCAGGCAGCTCTCTCCTCGCTGACTTTCCTCAGGAACTGCTCGAGCTTCTTCTTGTGGGAACGCTTCTCGCTCTCGAGTTCGTCGATGCGGGCGTGTGCTTCCTCCAGCTCGGCTTCGAGGGATGTGACTAATGAGACGGCGTTCACTTGTTGGTCAATGCGCTTCATGTTGCTGTAGATTTGGTGTACTTCTTCCGTTGTGTCCATGCATACAGGATCCCATTTTGTTGCTCCTTCCATCGCCGAGTGTGGAAATGGCATTGAAGGCTCGAGCTAACAACAACAATACAGACTTGAGGTCAAGAAACTATAAATGACTAACACGAAATAATCAAAAGAATAAAAGAACCTTAAGGACTCCAACAAGAAAAGCCAAACAGAAACAGTGTATGTGGCTAATATGAAATATTCACCCATGGCCCCCATAATATAAGTGGCTAATATGTATTAAATTGATTAAGAAAACTGATTATTTAACTTCTAGTCCATAATTGTTTCAAAGTCTTATAATCTCATGAACAGAAGAAATGTACAGTTATATGAAGACTTCACAGCTTTCAAAAAAGGTGCAAGACTGACCAAAGATTCATTGAACTATTAACTCTCAACTTCAATATCTCAATctcatttttttaagttttattttttcccATTTTGCAGCCTGGGAATAAATGTATAAAGTTCCATGCATATATCCACGATTCATTTAGATAATAGACTTAGAAAGATTGAGAGGATGAACAACAACACACCGTACACAAGAATCCATTCTTGGTGGTAGCAATAGTGCTAGGGTTCTGCCTTATCCTGTTCTTTGAACCACCAGAAGCTTTGTCACTGTGGTGATAAAGATATGGAACACCTCCCTGCAAAAGGAACAGCAAAGATAAAGCTTTTTAAGACAGAACAACAagatttttctcttttcaaaaaaaaaaacaacaacaacaagatgtTCTTCAAGACAGAACACACATCAGATCTTTCACTAAAGACAGCTGTTTTGAGAAACAATAAAAAACATTGACAAATTGAATTTATTACCTGAAACCCTAATCCCTCTTTCACCTTTCTCTCTCCGCCGCTAACCACCGCGTCGGGAACCTGCAACCGCCACAGCCCGGCGGCGAGCTTCCTAACCGAAACCGGCCGAGTTGTTTTCCTCCGATCCTTGCGGCGCGTACTAGTCTCTCTCTCATCCTCGTAATCATCGTCTTCTTCAACAACGCCGCCGCCTCTCTCTGTTTTCCGATCCTCGACTTTCCATTTCAGAAGAGGAGTCTCCGGGCGGCTTCGTCTCCCGCCGGGAGCGGCGGATCTTCGCTGACGTGTCAAGCTCGGGTTCCTTGCTCTGCGTTTAGTGACTGTGGTAGCTCTCTGTATAGCCCTGAGATCTGGAGGGTTAGTGAACAGCTTCGTCTCTGACTCCGAGGCCTGTAATGTCGCCGTAGGATACGGCTTTCCGGTGACTTTCATCTGCTCTTCGGCTTATTAATCACCATCACCGACCAAAGTCTCTGTGAAAAGTGAAAATGAGAAAGCTCGAGAATCAAATGCGtgacggagagagagagggagaagcTTTGAGCTCGTGAAGCGGAGTTGCTTTGTTGGGTGAGTCGTCTTGTGACTTGCtgaaacgagagagagagagagagaagaagaagaagatgagtagATGTACTGTTCTCCTACGTATATTTGCAAAACCCATGCGTATTTGGTCAACGGTATAAGACAACACGACGTCGTATCGACGGAGAGTGGAACAAACGCGCGGTTTTGCGAGTTTTGGCTAATGAGAAGCTCTCGCTTGGTGGTGCGTGTTGCAGAGAGACGTTGGGaatatatgattaaataattaaaaaataaaaaaacatttgttttctacaaataaataattgaggtacgtattttcttttattttttaaaaaaataaaatatttgtataatatCAAAAATAGTGAAATGGGGATTGTTAACGTATggtctaaataatatatatatgtagaaacTTTATGAACATGCAATGCATAAACCTAAGATCATTTTTATCAATggtattagtaaaataaaaaaaggaaagagagatgTTTATTTGAGaatcttaataaaaaaacacaagATACTTTATGTTTCCTCTTAGATTAACTTTTTTTCTCCTTTAGGTTAaggatttaattatttatttatttacgataaaattattattattactagggctgggcaaataaaccgaatccgaaaatccgaaccgaatccgatccgataaaaatgaatccgaaccgatccgaacccgacataaataccgaatagatcctgttttttggtattttgggttatgagtattatccgaaccgaacccggacctaaatggatatccgatagaacccgaaacatttaaaatcacaaaaagaacttctaccaaatatgatcttaattcttaatatgtatccaaaatactttaagatattattgaacttctaaaataattatatgttacATGAACGTTGATGGTGGAATGTGGCGGTTGATgcctgaagtttttagattttggttttatttttattgaataatgtttctcatttcatgagaacttattttttgttttatgatttcatttatttggttttctttctatcactaactatgtttatctttcgcttgattttgaatgatcacgtttgatgttttttcttatttttgaatcgattttacttatgttttggctattaaaatatgtacaaatcatgtattttaaatccgaagaaccgatttcatttatgttttagttacaaaataggtacaaatcaggtatttttaaaccgaagaaccgattgagacccgaacccgaaagtacaatgggttataccggttctttgaagatttactaaccccgacccgaatccgatagaacccgaaccggtcccgaaccgaacttttatataacccgaatggggttgattttgataaacccgaaaaaccgaaatccgaatggataaaaccgaaacccgattggaaccccgaatgcccatgcctaattATTACTATTgtgaaataattataaaatatcttaGCATTAATAATGCACTTAGTCAATTTAACTAGATCTCAGCTTTCTTTTTTGCTTCCCTAGCTTAGGTATATAAAAAGGTTTTGActagaaaacaaacaaagagaCGACGAAGACATCAAAGGGTATCCTAGGCGGAGATGTCGGCTCATTGGATTCACCAGCCTAGGCCACATGACCTAATATCTTTTACCTTCTTTTACTTTGTTTAATTGTTTAAATCTTCTTTTCTAGTTTGTTCTGTttcatttggtttggtttcgTATTCGTTTGTCTCTCTTGTacatgtttttggtttttaaatgtTCGCTATATACTTGTCGGCTccattttgaaaagaatttATGATTTTGTGAAATTAAATGTTAGTATATGATAACACCGCCTAAACCGCTTCCAAACCTACTCATATTCAAGATAATCGTATGATACTGCACAAATGTCTACTCAAATATAGATCAATGAGACTGAAAAAACCAACCAAGCAATGCAAGTTGGGTTGCCCAGCAAACAACAAGTATGGATTATACTCAATTATTCTTATTTATCTACCACTATGATAATGAATTCTTATATGAACATGGAAACAAATGTAGATTAATGAGCCAGCCTCTTTAAACGTGCCCTCTTTGGGTGCTTTACTTCCCAGTTCCCATGCGATTCCTTGTTGTTGGTGtgtctttaattttttcttgtttctagTATTTTGGTTCATAGTttcatgattttattttattttcttgaatttCTTCTAATGCTAATCCTAGTCCCAAGTTCTATCACTGGGGACCCATTTCCACGTATTTGAGACGTTCACATTACTAGTGTAACAATCATATTCAATATCCCCAATAAATTCGATAGTAATGATCTTAAATTAATATGATGACCGTGATTTGAgtatagtatttttattttagtaaaaagataaagatattatTACCAACCTTTCAAACTTTTGACAGAATTACAATGGAAATAAAAAAcggaagaaataaaaataatgctAAACAACGATTCGATCTAGCCTAAGCCGAAACATACACAACAAGCAAAAGCTCCAAACCAAAGGTCTTTGTCAATCTGCACTTACCGCTTgccgcagaaaaaaaaaacagttaaacCAAGATTCAGAACCTAATAATTTTGGATATAATTCTTACAATTGAGTTTAGAGTTAGATACGATCATTTGAGTCCAAATTAAACAGTGGAGAATGATTATTTTGTTCATGTAAAAAAGTTTTAAAGGCCtccaaaataaattatgaaaactaACTAACTAATGCCCAAATATGATATTATccactaaaaataatttatcttgGAGAATATAAAAGGGATCAGTAAGGCATCTCGTCCAAGGATTAAGCCTTCTATTGATTATGTGAGGTAGTGGTCAGGGTGTGTTGGAATGTTTTAACATAATGGAATTGAATGCTCTCTTAGAAAGTTCAAGTAGTATATGAAAGCAGATTATAAACCAAGTAGGAAAAGCAttcaactaatatatatatagattataaagACAATATTTTTGTCTCAATTTTTTATGAACTGCGCTCTGTTTTCTTATGAGCCGTTTCCTTGTGAACCGTCTTCCATGACTCCTCTTTCCAAATGTAAATTTCATCCATCTTTGGGTTGATCGCACCACCTCAACATTCGATGTAGTTTTTGTAGTGTTCTAAAACATGTCGGACGTTCACTAACGATATATATACGTCTAAACTGCAGCGCCATatacataaacatttaaatagaGTTTAGACACATATAGCTctacataataatatattattaggtTAAGATCCACGCTTTGCGcatgataaatattatttataaattagttttaggtattatatgtttttatataaattattaaataatacatatatattattaagatCTACGCCTTATGCGgataactattacatatatgattaaattggtgcaaacacataaataaattttatcaagtCAAACAAACACTTTTCTATTTTGTAggatataaaattaagttttaatgatactaacatatatatagtatatttttaataatgatatctgttaaataatattttataatttgtatttttataacaaaaattttgaatcactaataaccaaatttttttgtgggatatttaatagttttagtcatgtgtaatttaaaaaaaacattatgaaaagttttaaaactaaatattaagttgtcaatatttattcaaaatttttatcaaaaaaatcaaagaaaatttcaaaattaagatacatatgtatttttatgtggtacataatttatttgaaaaagttaatatattaatatttattaaatgagacttcttgttatattattttgtaataatttatatcttttataacaaaaacaaattgaaccatggattcaaaaaattaaatgtagatttttaacaaatttagtcatttatagttgttttaaaaaatttgaaatataacatatacagaaaaatctaaatttaactttttttttttttttttttgacagcaaaaaaaaaaaaaaaaaaaaaaaaaaaaaaaaaaaaaaaaagttaaatttagatttttctgtagttaaatttaaatttgaaatataacatatacagaaaaatctaaatttaactATGTAGTTAacgtggttgtttaatttattttaataggctattatttttaaaaaatgatagagaatatactgattttatcatatttttactattcaaaatcattaattatcatatataccttatttttatttaagaaaacaataaataatattaataattaatttatgattagtttaataaaaaacttattatatatttttatggaccaacatatttttttaatgattctaaaaattattgtggtgatgacacgtgactacaaaaaatgttgtaatatttttcttttaatttataggagatatatatttatcctttttatttattttataacttaaaataaactattcTTCAAATATATAGTGTATCTCGTTTCATACTATAAACGTTATTATGTATatgaattatttaaatttatataaaatattgtataacATGGAATTAAGACGGTCCATCACCGCCTAGCATATTTAGACACCCGCTTACTACGAATTTTAGAACACTTGATTTTTTGTCTATTGATCacgttattaaaaaaaaagtctattGATCACGTAATtaaaaactttgaatattaatatgATGATGATAGTAATTCAGATCAATAGATCTTGGCTTTATTTGTTGATCCCTGCATAGTTcggtgataaaaaaaaatgcttattttataaaacctttAGATCTGAagtttttgtagttttgtacGCAGTTACTATTAATTTACTATAAAACTACACTTGCGTAGTTAGATCAATAATtctatatctatactatactaaaaacaacgaggatttttttttttttttttgaaacacatactAAAAAGGAGGATATAAGCTCTTTTTAGAGTGTCcacataaacacaaaaaatcgtccaatcagaGAGCTCGAAGTTGCAACGTCATATCacttattttttcgtaaaaaataaaaaaacaatgcaaagaagagaatcgaacccgggttagtatgacataaatataggacaaataccactaagccattgaaactttcttgaacacatatacaagaatcactaaatatgtaatcacactctaatgtacatttacaataatatggattcaattttcaagactccgataatttgttttgtaaaaaaaaataactaagtGACTAagataatatattctttgaaagtgtgagaattgacaaatatgaaaagacatagatttttgttttttcgtgaaaaagttaagaattttgtaaaagtaagtttaacatataaattttcgtgacaaatatgaaaaaaacatagatttttgtacaattttgacaaaacaactcaaaacataattctctaatgtcttaataaaatattatttaaaggtgcgataattaaatatatcaattcaataaattttgtaatttatagacaaaacaataacacaacaaattttgaaatatttatttaacctatcgatttcttttcatgagaatccaactaaagaagctagaaaaaaaaacaattagatttatttaattatgattttattaaattttgattaatttcaaattgtaagaatgtatctttttgaagttacaaaaaaataatgttctttttttattacactagcattatatatacattccatatacacaaataaatataatataacaacataagcttgctttccccgattcatatgaaaacttttaagttatccaccaaaacaaattaattaaatcaatcaaattgttagaatataacaaattaatatataattttattttaaattaaattatttaaaaagtgtattttcatgaaaacaaaataataaataagtaaaactgatttaatgttaatttttatgacatatatatattatgtgaaagaaatataagcataatatggaaaaaaatcttaaatacaaaaaactctaaaattaacaaaaaaaaacaaataaaaattaaactattatatcaattgaaagcttcttagacaatattaataaaatatttaagcgataattagaaaaatttgattttttttcagccaaaagtttattattaattagcatcagttatttcaagatgtttaagaaatgatggacttaaatgatatatgaactatgtaaagtagtactttgtaaagctgacttagataacacatctgcacattATTTCGAGTCCTTTtttatgcctaaattcaatttcttctgagcagttattccacaaagagatcgtatgagatattgttttgatattcagatttgtttcttgactgttaagaagattgataactgtaaaaatgtcccCTTCGAATATTATATGTCTATAACTGAATCTCCAACATGagacaactttgtttaaaaaataaataatttcattttttatactatataataaatatatattatttactgataataaaaatatagttattcatctatcacaaatatctatgcaaatatgtgaatcaagtacaacaatcaaataatataatggtttccacaaagaaaatttataaaatatatttatgttatgtagtcttattttatattttttaaataatgtaatacaatattatacattattttttagaattaaaaaatacatataatatcttatccgcgcgtagcacggttaaaaaatctagtctATATAAAAGCTACAAACATTAAACCAACATAATTCTATgtcttttgtcaaaaaaatgtatttttgaaaatggctttttaatggtggtaaagatgaaaaatgaTATCATAAAAGTATAAAAGTGGTACACATAAATTTTTTCTGTTAAAAAAAGCTTAATTTAATTGAGTTTGCATATTGTCCTTAAGATATCCTTGAGAGCAGGTAAATGctctttatatactttatatattgtCATAATGGTGAAtcgttaaaatatattttggtaaatgttttatatactgaagcatataatttttagtgttctttaaaaaagtttaaccacattctacttttatatttatgtatgctaaactttctttcatgatacatgagtatcgttcaaatttttttaataatttaatttagtaaaaccttatatactctctaaattggtggactaaacattttaaaatcactattctctaaagaaatggagacaacaaaggtttcaaacctctttgaccatcatcatatattagtacatgattcaactatgcattaaaataatattttaatatttttttgaaattttctcaaaatctatgtgtaaaccCATAcgcaaaatattgagttttacgttaaatgcTCCAAACCCTCTTTGaacataatcatatgttagtgtacaatgcaaatatgcactaaaataatattttcatatttttgaaattttctcaaaatctatatgttaacttctacgaaaatattgagttttcggtaaatgttttatatactgaagcatataacATTTAGTgctgtttaaattttttttaaaccatattctacatttgtattaatgtatgctaaactctctttcatggtacatgagcatcgttcaatttttttcaataaattaatttagaaaaacttcatatactccctaaattagtgaattaaacattataatatcgctattctctagataaatagagacaacaaaggttctaaaccgCTTTTactatcatcatatattagtacatgattcaattatgcattaaaataatagtgttatctttttttgattttttctcagaatctatatgttaaccacTACGAAAAtgttgagttttatgttaaacgctctatatagtgaagcctaaaatttttagtgttgttttaaaatttctaaccacattatacatttctattaatgtatgttaaactctatttcatagTATATggaaatcattataattttttttatcaattaatttagtaaaacttcacaatagtccctaaatcggtggaataaccactataaaattgctattttgttgaaaaggggagacaacaaaggctccaaaccctctttaaacatcatcatatgttagtgcagatgaaactatgcattaaaacaataatttcatattttttgaaaattttctcaaaatatatgtgttttcggtaaatgctttatatactgaacatataatctttagtgttctttaaaatttgttaaccacattctatatttgtattaatgttttctaaactatctttcatggtacatgagcatcgctcaaatttttttaataagttaatttagtaaaacttcatatactccctaaattagtggactaaacattataaaatcactattctctaggGAAATTgcgacaacaaaggttccaaacctctttaactatcatcatatattagtacatgattcaactatgcattaaaacactattgtaatattttttgaaattttctcaaaatctatgtgtaaacctctacgaaaatattgagtttttcgttaaatgctaagcctaaaatttttaatgttgtttaagaatttctaatcacattctacatttgtattagtgtatgttaaactctttttatagtatatgagaatcgtttataattttttttatcaattaagttagtcaaacttcataatactccataaatcggtggaataaccgctataaaattgttattttcttaaaaaaacggatacaacaaaggctccaaaccatctttaaacatcatcatatgttagtgcagatgcaactatgcattacaataatatttcatctttttaaaattttctcaaaatctgtatgttaaccccctacggaaatattgagttttcggtaaatgctttatatagtgaaacatataatctttagttttctttaaaaaaatttaaccacattcttcatttgtatttatgtatattaaactctctttcatggtacatgatcatcgttcaaatttttataataatttaatttagtaaaacttcatatactccctaaattagtggactaaccattataaaatcgctattctctagagaaatgaaaacAACAAATGTTCTAAGCCTcattgaacatcatcatatattagtatatgattcaacta
This genomic interval from Brassica napus cultivar Da-Ae chromosome A6, Da-Ae, whole genome shotgun sequence contains the following:
- the LOC111207026 gene encoding uncharacterized protein LOC111207026; the encoded protein is MKVTGKPYPTATLQASESETKLFTNPPDLRAIQRATTVTKRRARNPSLTRQRRSAAPGGRRSRPETPLLKWKVEDRKTERGGGVVEEDDDYEDERETSTRRKDRRKTTRPVSVRKLAAGLWRLQVPDAVVSGGERKVKEGLGFQGGVPYLYHHSDKASGGSKNRIRQNPSTIATTKNGFLCTLEPSMPFPHSAMEGATKWDPVCMDTTEEVHQIYSNMKRIDQQVNAVSLVTSLEAELEEAHARIDELESEKRSHKKKLEQFLRKVSEERAAWRSREHEKVRAIIDDMKSDMSREKKTRQRLEIVNHKLVNELADAKLAAKRYMQDFEKERKARELIEEVCDELAKEIGEDKAEIEALKRESMSLREEVDDERRMLQMAEVWREERVQMKLIDAKVALEEKYSQMNKLVAGLESFLKTRDVVVDVKEVREAEVLRETAASVDIQEIKEFAYEPANPDDIFAMLEEMNLGEGHDDKEMEKKPVAYTHQNEEDDSGWETVSHVEEQGSSYSPDGSIPSVNNHRESNASSCGKGWEETPTTEISEVCSVPRRSSSRKVSSIAKLWRSSGASNNGDRDNNSFKVISMEGIKSSAGMVSSPERGSSKGGFSPMMDLVGQWSSSPESASHPHVNRGGMKGCIEWPRGAAQKHSLKAKLIEARIESQKVQLKHVLKQKI
- the LOC125610096 gene encoding OVARIAN TUMOR DOMAIN-containing deubiquitinating enzyme 2-like translates to MEGVIVRRVIPSDNSCLFNAIGYVMDKDKKKAPELRQVIAAAVASDKEKYNEAFLGKPNEEYCTWILNPEKWGGAIELSILADYYGREIGAYDIQTSRCDLYGQTKNYSERVMLIYDGLHYDALALSPFEDAEEDFDMTIFPVGKDRSIGPIEGLVLNLVKDQQRKRSYTDTANFTLRCGVCQIGVIGQKEAVEHAQATGHVNFQEYH